One genomic window of Solanum dulcamara chromosome 10, daSolDulc1.2, whole genome shotgun sequence includes the following:
- the LOC129871293 gene encoding uncharacterized protein LOC129871293, with amino-acid sequence MDGVGARLGRSSARYAPTTVFTGPVRRWKKKWIHGTPPSSGNNHGRTTANGGVNGSNVSHLLLFKWIPVTPSQNNTDNSAKDDVVSMEEPPKRKFKYIPINMLEEQKNDVSEQAEDDIKPFESDTNSEEPTSQADGFDEKPDINDVPMEENQAPKRKPPERQDLNERTLDLSLG; translated from the exons ATGGATGGAGTAGGTGCCAGGCTCGGCCGGTCATCAGCTAGGTACGCACCAACAACTGTATTTACTGGTCCGGTTCGTAGGTGGAAGAAGAAATGGATCCACGGAACGCCGCCCAGCTCCGGGAATAACCACGGTAGAACCACTGCTAACGGCGGAGTTAACGGCAGTAACGTTTCTCATCTCTTGCTTTTCAAGTGGATACCAGTTACACCGAGCCAGAACAATACTGACAACTCCGCTAAAGACGACGTCGTTTCGATGGAGGAACCACCTAAACGCAAATTCAAGTACATTCCG ATTAACATGCTTGAAGAACAAAagaatgatgtatcagaacaagCTGAGGATGATATTAAACCATTTGAGAGTGACACAAATAGTGAGGAGCCAACATCGCAGGCGGATGGTTTTGATGAAAAACCTGACATCAATGACGTGCCCATGGAAGAGAATCAG GCTCCAAAGAGAAAACCTCCAGAACGACAGGACTTAAATGAAAGGACTTTGGACTTGTCTTTGGGCTAG
- the LOC129871124 gene encoding mediator of RNA polymerase II transcription subunit 11 translates to MDSQSQNTSLQRLQNVEKRIVRVLELAGGVMDEMANPSGPRKELINNHCSEFMQLIKDIQVTLREEIKSACEYRPFEKCDYVPRISNEICCKKLEYVISQFDDMKRTIEGYHAAASDHMVLD, encoded by the exons ATGGATTCGCAAAGCCAGAATACTTCATTGCAGCGGCTGCAAAATGTTGAGAAG AGGATAGTCAGAGTTCTGGAGCTAGCAGGAGGTGTAATGGATGAAATGGCAAATCCGAGCGGCCCCAGGAAGGAGCTTATTAACAACCATTGCAGTGAGTTCATGCAACTAATCAAG GACATTCAGGTCACACTTCGAGAAGAAATCAAAAGTGCATGTGAATATCGTCCTTTCGAGAAGTGTGACTATGTACCAAGAATATCAAACGAGATCTGTTGCAAGAAACTAGAGTATGTCATTTCTCAGTTTGATGATATGAAGCGGACAATTGAGGGGTATCATGCTGCAGCATCAGACCATATGGTCCTCGATTAG
- the LOC129870748 gene encoding 60S ribosomal protein L6-like, with amino-acid sequence MAAKKTLRNPELIRGVGMFSRSKMYHKKGLWAIKKKNGGKFPQHQKKTISIPQTEKLPKFYPADDVKKPLVNKHKPKPTKLRASLTPGTVLIILAGRFKGKRVVFLKQLFSGLLLVTGPFKLNGVPLRRVNQAYVIATSTKVDVNGVNVEKIDDKYFAKEAEKKQKKGEGEFFEEKKEEKNVLPQEKKDDQKAVDASLVKAIEAVPDLKDYLSARFSLKSGMKVHELVF; translated from the exons ATGGCGGCCAAGAAGACACTCCGTAACCCAGAGCTAATACGTGGCGTGGGAATGTTCTCACGTTCCAAAATGTACCACAAAAAGGGTTTATGGGCAATCAAGAAGAAAAACGGTGGAAAATTCCCTCAACACCAGAAAAAAACAATCTCAATTCCACAAACTGAGAAACTCCCAAAATTCTATCCAGCTGATGACGTGAAAAAACCCCTTGTAAACAAACACAAACCAAAACCCACAAAGCTAAGAGCAAGTCTTACTCCAGGGACAGTGTTGATTATCCTTGCTGGAAGATTTAAGGGGAAAAGAGTTGTGTTCTTGAAACAGCTTTTTTCTGGGTTGCTTCTTGTTACTGGACCTTTTAAGCTTAATGGGGTTCCTTTAAGACGTGTTAATCAAGCTTATGTTATTGCTACTTCAACGAAAGTTGATGTAAATGGTGTGAATGTTGAGAAGATTGATGATAAGTATTTTGCTAAAGAAGCTGAGAAGAAGCAGAAGAAGGGTGAAGGGGAGTTTtttgaagagaagaaagag GAGAAGAATGTGCTTCCACAGGAAAAGAAAGATGACCAGAAAGCCGTAGATGCATCATTGGTCAAGGCCATTGAGGCTGTTCCTGATTTGAAGGATTATTTGTCTGCAAGGTTCTCACTCAAGTCAGGCATGAAAGTGCATGAGCTAGTTTTTTAG